In Candidatus Defluviibacterium haderslevense, the following are encoded in one genomic region:
- a CDS encoding TerC family protein produces MTTEPIFWILFLLFMAAMLALDLGLFNKKSQDVSFKKSLLWTTVWIGLAMIFNLIVYQWKGPDKAVEFLTGYLIELSLSVDNLFVFILIFGYFHVPTKYQHKILFWGIIGALIFRAIFIFAGVALLNQFHWMIYLFGGILVISGIKMLFQSDKKLEPEKNPILNLFKRFFPVAHHNEGSKFFIKQAGKWFATPLFLVLILVETTDVIFAVDSVPAILAITTDTFIVFTSNAFAILGLRSLFFSLAGIIKLFRFLHYGLAGILIFIGLKMVLADVYKIPIMYALISVLSILVISVLASLLIPANNNKTSTPNA; encoded by the coding sequence TTGGATACTTTTTCTCCTCTTTATGGCAGCTATGTTAGCCCTTGACTTAGGACTATTCAATAAAAAATCACAAGATGTTTCTTTTAAAAAATCATTACTCTGGACAACAGTTTGGATTGGATTAGCCATGATTTTCAACCTGATCGTCTACCAATGGAAAGGACCCGATAAGGCTGTTGAATTTCTCACAGGCTATCTCATTGAGCTTTCCTTAAGTGTAGATAACTTATTTGTGTTTATTCTTATATTTGGCTATTTCCATGTCCCTACAAAATATCAACACAAAATTTTGTTTTGGGGTATAATAGGTGCGTTAATATTTCGTGCTATCTTCATTTTTGCAGGTGTGGCTCTACTCAATCAATTTCATTGGATGATTTATTTATTCGGAGGTATATTGGTCATTTCTGGAATAAAAATGTTATTTCAATCCGATAAAAAATTAGAACCAGAAAAAAATCCCATACTCAATCTCTTCAAACGCTTTTTTCCTGTGGCTCATCACAATGAAGGTAGTAAATTCTTTATAAAACAAGCAGGAAAATGGTTTGCTACGCCCCTATTTTTGGTTCTTATTTTAGTCGAAACCACGGATGTGATTTTTGCAGTAGATTCTGTTCCTGCCATTCTCGCAATTACAACAGATACTTTTATAGTCTTCACATCAAATGCCTTTGCAATTCTAGGATTGAGATCCTTGTTTTTTTCATTAGCAGGAATCATCAAATTGTTTCGATTCCTCCATTACGGCTTGGCCGGCATTCTCATCTTCATAGGACTTAAAATGGTGTTAGCTGATGTTTATAAAATTCCTATTATGTATGCGCTTATTTCAGTGCTTAGTATATTAGTAATAAGTGTTCTTGCGTCATTGCTCATACCAGCCAACAATAATAAAACATCAACACCAAACGCCTAA
- a CDS encoding VTT domain-containing protein yields MLEYLSLLTDTEKLIHYGGLSILLIIITIETGFFFGFFLPGDPLLFTAGLLCGTKDLDVNLFILLISATLAAFIGNVIGYSTGKYVGKKLFTKNNSIFFKQQHLETTRNFYNKYGGLSLVTGRFLPIVRTFAPIFAGIIEIPFWKFNGYNILGAVLWVWTLIPLGYFLGNQFPQLIEYIEYIIIAIVILTSIILIKAYHQLKPKTS; encoded by the coding sequence ATGCTTGAATATTTAAGTTTATTAACAGACACTGAAAAGCTAATCCATTATGGTGGACTTAGTATACTATTAATTATTATAACCATTGAAACTGGTTTCTTTTTCGGGTTTTTCCTTCCCGGAGATCCACTGTTATTTACTGCAGGACTGCTGTGCGGAACTAAAGATTTGGATGTAAATCTGTTTATACTGCTTATATCTGCAACCCTAGCAGCTTTTATTGGTAATGTTATTGGTTATAGTACAGGAAAATATGTAGGAAAAAAATTATTCACGAAGAACAACTCCATCTTCTTCAAACAACAACATTTAGAAACTACTAGAAATTTCTATAATAAATATGGCGGATTATCATTAGTTACCGGCAGATTTCTTCCAATAGTCAGAACATTTGCCCCAATATTTGCGGGAATCATAGAGATTCCCTTTTGGAAATTCAATGGCTACAATATTCTGGGTGCAGTGCTTTGGGTATGGACGTTAATTCCTTTGGGCTATTTCCTTGGCAATCAATTTCCACAACTTATTGAATATATAGAATATATTATAATCGCAATTGTAATATTAACAAGCATTATATTAATTAAAGCATATCATCAATTAAAACCAAAAACATCATGA
- a CDS encoding TIGR00645 family protein, with translation MSNKLETTLEKIIFASRWLQAPLYAGLIIGGILYTYKFLVELIHLIVHIEEITETALMLGILTLVDITMVANLLIMVIIGGYATFVSRLDLEKEVDKPEWLNKVDAGTLKVKLSGSLVGVSGIHLLQIFINIENKNLEQVTLQIIIHVVFLISSIALAYTEKIMHQKHH, from the coding sequence ATGAGCAACAAACTCGAAACCACATTAGAAAAAATAATTTTTGCAAGTAGATGGCTTCAAGCACCCCTTTATGCTGGACTCATCATTGGTGGTATCTTATACACTTACAAGTTTCTTGTTGAATTAATTCATCTGATAGTTCATATTGAAGAAATCACAGAAACCGCATTAATGCTAGGCATCTTAACATTAGTTGACATAACCATGGTGGCCAATTTATTAATTATGGTGATCATCGGGGGATATGCTACTTTTGTAAGCAGGCTGGATTTAGAAAAAGAAGTTGATAAACCAGAGTGGTTAAATAAAGTTGATGCAGGTACATTAAAAGTTAAACTATCAGGTTCTTTAGTCGGTGTTTCTGGGATTCATTTACTACAAATCTTTATTAACATTGAAAATAAAAACTTGGAACAAGTTACCTTACAAATTATCATACATGTTGTATTCCTAATTTCATCAATAGCACTAGCATATACTGAAAAAATAATGCACCAAAAGCATCACTAG
- a CDS encoding DUF3817 domain-containing protein, translated as MNQTQLTRLRLLGFSEGLSYIALLGIGMPLKYIYSLPMPNLIIGTIHGILFIAYCIWVLIVKSERQWHLSITFWALFASLIPFGTFIADYKIFRKN; from the coding sequence ATGAATCAAACACAATTAACTCGACTTCGATTACTTGGGTTCTCGGAGGGTCTTAGTTACATTGCACTGCTTGGCATAGGAATGCCATTAAAATATATATACAGCCTACCCATGCCTAACTTAATTATTGGTACTATTCATGGAATATTATTCATTGCGTACTGCATTTGGGTTTTAATAGTCAAATCGGAACGCCAGTGGCATCTCTCTATAACCTTTTGGGCGCTATTCGCTTCGTTAATACCTTTTGGAACCTTTATTGCAGATTATAAAATTTTTAGAAAAAATTAA
- a CDS encoding gliding motility-associated C-terminal domain-containing protein, with amino-acid sequence MNIKTIIFCYFISYSCFALVIVNVANANHITPSLNPCTFLCNTDFEDDKFVNAGQFGFFHQDLVSCWNTTASDQQIEIWGSGFGGVPAFSGNQFAELNANMVSTLFQNFSASLGSSVEIKFAHRGRAGIDVMSVEIGPIGGPYQNLGNFTADNNAWVYNTVNYTFPKTGSTDYTLRFKSVSAAGGATVGNFLDAISINLQKPDISLVINQPDCPNALNGSIYLQVRGGMGPYKFNWLPPIQSFDSIVTGLSEGTYNVEISDFYGCSEVFSISLIPKQYQDTTYISKTICNAYTWSANGQTYTKNGLYFSHLQNVYGCDSFIQLNLNILSSTTQIQQIQSCEMYIWPVTGKSYIYSGLYSDTLINSVGCDSILNLDLKITPSFFHVEKIQMCESYTWPVNGRTYTQSGIYNDTFSNIFGCDSIYSLDLNISTVQNTESIIQTCDSYFWPVNGITYTQNGIYSDTLVNVLGCDSILTIRLTIIPTHFQHTNIVQCNSYLWPVNKQTYIESGFYSDTLSNSLGCDSILSLQLTLNKTYQFSSDITTCDRYTWPIDGQTYTQSGIYSKHLKSISGCDSVFILNLSIHKGSFHSQTMTACDRYEWINGITYTKSGTYYIQNTTTEGCDSILTLYLYIHPSYLNIDTTQNCDSYIWPVNGITYTHSGLFTRYLQTQFGCDSIDQLYLKIDQSFVLYDTIEAIENYIWPVNKETYYESGIHEEFFTTIEGCDSIRILLLNIKRSGNVFIPNVFSPNGDGINDLEIIFSSPEIKIIDQFSIYDRWGEKLFQKSHFPPNDPTFGWNGYSRNLPLNPDVFVYIVEWTDLLKNKHVERGNVTLVK; translated from the coding sequence ATGAATATCAAAACTATTATCTTTTGTTATTTTATCAGTTATTCATGTTTTGCCTTGGTGATTGTGAACGTGGCAAATGCTAACCATATTACTCCTTCATTGAATCCTTGTACGTTTTTATGTAACACTGACTTTGAAGATGACAAATTTGTAAATGCAGGACAATTTGGTTTTTTTCATCAAGATTTAGTCTCATGCTGGAACACAACAGCTTCTGATCAACAAATTGAAATTTGGGGAAGCGGATTTGGTGGTGTGCCTGCCTTTTCCGGAAATCAATTCGCAGAATTAAATGCCAATATGGTGTCTACGCTTTTTCAAAATTTTTCAGCATCATTGGGAAGCAGCGTTGAAATTAAATTCGCGCATCGCGGCAGAGCCGGGATTGATGTTATGAGTGTTGAAATAGGTCCTATTGGAGGGCCTTATCAAAATCTAGGTAACTTTACTGCAGATAACAATGCTTGGGTTTATAATACCGTAAATTATACTTTTCCAAAAACAGGAAGTACCGACTATACGCTCCGATTTAAATCAGTAAGCGCGGCCGGAGGTGCCACAGTAGGTAACTTTCTTGATGCTATTTCCATTAATTTACAAAAACCGGATATCAGTCTTGTTATAAATCAACCCGATTGTCCTAATGCTTTAAATGGGAGCATTTATCTTCAAGTAAGAGGAGGCATGGGACCTTATAAATTCAATTGGCTACCTCCTATTCAAAGTTTTGATTCCATAGTAACTGGACTTTCAGAAGGAACTTACAATGTAGAAATATCTGATTTTTACGGCTGTAGTGAAGTCTTTTCAATTTCTTTGATACCCAAACAATATCAAGACACCACATACATTTCAAAAACGATTTGCAATGCCTATACCTGGTCAGCAAATGGACAAACCTACACTAAAAATGGATTATACTTTTCCCATTTACAAAATGTATATGGATGTGACTCGTTCATTCAACTCAATCTCAATATTTTATCGAGCACCACACAAATACAACAAATCCAATCTTGTGAAATGTATATATGGCCGGTTACCGGAAAAAGTTATATTTATAGTGGTCTATATTCTGATACATTAATTAATTCCGTTGGTTGTGACTCTATACTTAATTTGGATTTAAAGATAACACCTTCTTTCTTTCATGTTGAAAAAATACAAATGTGTGAATCATATACCTGGCCGGTTAATGGCAGGACATACACACAAAGCGGAATATATAATGACACTTTTTCTAATATCTTTGGTTGTGATTCCATATACTCACTTGACCTAAATATTTCAACTGTACAAAATACAGAATCAATCATCCAAACTTGTGATTCATATTTTTGGCCTGTAAATGGTATAACATACACACAAAATGGCATTTATTCAGATACACTTGTCAATGTATTGGGTTGTGATTCCATTCTGACTATCAGGTTGACTATCATTCCTACACATTTTCAACATACAAACATAGTACAATGCAATTCATATTTATGGCCTGTTAATAAACAAACATATATTGAAAGTGGTTTTTATTCTGATACCCTTTCCAATAGCTTAGGTTGTGATTCAATACTATCATTGCAATTAACCTTAAATAAGACTTACCAATTTTCTTCAGACATTACAACTTGTGATCGATACACTTGGCCCATTGATGGTCAGACCTATACGCAAAGCGGTATCTACTCGAAACATTTAAAAAGTATATCCGGTTGTGATTCTGTTTTTATATTAAACTTAAGCATTCACAAAGGATCATTTCATTCACAAACCATGACTGCTTGTGATCGTTATGAATGGATCAATGGTATAACTTACACAAAGAGTGGCACTTACTATATTCAGAACACAACTACAGAAGGATGTGATTCTATACTGACCTTATATCTATACATTCATCCTAGCTATTTGAATATTGACACTACTCAAAATTGTGATTCTTATATTTGGCCGGTTAATGGAATAACATATACTCATAGCGGTCTTTTCACAAGATATTTACAAACACAATTCGGATGTGATTCTATTGATCAATTATATCTAAAGATTGATCAATCGTTCGTGTTATATGATACCATCGAGGCTATAGAAAATTATATTTGGCCGGTTAATAAGGAAACTTATTATGAATCTGGAATACATGAGGAATTCTTCACAACCATTGAAGGTTGTGATTCCATAAGAATTTTACTTTTAAATATCAAACGAAGTGGAAATGTATTTATCCCTAATGTTTTTTCACCAAACGGAGATGGAATTAATGACCTTGAAATCATCTTTTCTAGTCCAGAAATAAAAATTATAGATCAATTTAGCATTTATGATCGCTGGGGCGAAAAACTTTTTCAGAAATCCCATTTTCCACCTAATGATCCAACTTTTGGATGGAATGGATATTCTCGAAATCTACCATTAAATCCAGATGTTTTTGTTTATATCGTAGAATGGACAGATCTTTTGAAAAACAAGCATGTTGAACGTGGAAATGTAACCTTAGTAAAATAG
- a CDS encoding alpha/beta hydrolase has protein sequence MERRGFNLNTTVNDFNLFYDDLGEGHIPIIFLHGYPFDKSMWQAQLEFFKPSNRVIACDIRGFGKSKDENSHLSIDLFTEDLMEFMNHLSIDKAILCGLSMGGYIALNAMKKFPDRFEALILCDTQCIADTVDVKEKRYKLIDEILVQGATKFNDAFIKSVFHTDSLSNKKELVDSLSTVVKSNSQHIITMGLTALAERSETCSELHKIIVPTLIICGREDAVTPLTQSEFMNEHIKGSILKIIESAGHVSNLEQPVEFNKNIHDFMMTL, from the coding sequence ATAGAAAGAAGAGGTTTCAATTTAAACACTACGGTGAATGATTTTAATTTATTTTATGATGATTTAGGGGAGGGTCACATACCAATTATTTTTTTGCATGGTTATCCATTTGATAAATCAATGTGGCAAGCACAGCTCGAATTTTTTAAACCTTCAAATCGAGTAATTGCCTGTGACATTAGAGGGTTTGGTAAATCTAAAGATGAAAATTCACATTTAAGTATAGATTTGTTTACCGAAGATTTAATGGAGTTTATGAATCATTTAAGTATTGATAAAGCGATACTTTGTGGTTTGTCTATGGGGGGATATATTGCCTTGAATGCCATGAAAAAGTTTCCTGATCGCTTTGAAGCTTTAATATTATGTGACACGCAGTGTATTGCAGATACTGTAGATGTAAAAGAAAAAAGATATAAGCTTATTGATGAAATATTAGTTCAGGGAGCGACTAAATTCAATGACGCATTTATTAAGAGTGTTTTTCATACTGATTCTTTAAGCAATAAAAAAGAATTGGTTGATAGCTTAAGTACTGTAGTTAAATCCAATTCACAACACATTATAACGATGGGACTTACGGCTCTTGCTGAGCGTTCTGAGACATGTTCCGAGCTACATAAGATCATTGTTCCGACCTTAATAATTTGCGGTCGTGAAGATGCTGTAACTCCGTTAACTCAATCTGAATTTATGAATGAACATATTAAAGGATCAATACTTAAGATTATTGAAAGCGCTGGGCATGTATCTAATCTTGAACAACCTGTTGAATTTAACAAAAATATTCATGACTTCATGATGACTTTATAA
- a CDS encoding flavodoxin reductase — protein sequence MGKHILKIVSINNVTHDVLRMTTDKPVGFDFVPGQAANISINKSGWLNEVRPFTFTNLPNKHTLEFTIKIYPKHKGVTQELLNLRSDDELVLHNVFGAITYKGEGVFIAGGAGVTPFISIFRNLKDINEIGNNRLVFANKTKDDIILEDQFKVLLGDAFINILSDEHVDGYSFGRITEEFLKERVNHFNQYFYICGPPKMIEDVEHQLIHLGVTRKHILKEKF from the coding sequence ATGGGAAAACATATTCTAAAAATAGTTTCAATAAATAATGTTACACACGATGTGTTGCGAATGACCACCGACAAACCAGTAGGATTTGATTTTGTTCCGGGGCAGGCTGCCAATATTTCAATTAATAAAAGTGGTTGGTTAAATGAAGTAAGACCCTTTACATTTACGAACTTGCCAAATAAACATACTTTAGAGTTTACAATTAAGATTTATCCCAAACATAAAGGCGTTACTCAAGAGTTATTGAATTTACGAAGTGATGATGAGTTGGTTTTGCATAATGTTTTTGGGGCAATTACTTATAAAGGCGAAGGTGTATTTATAGCTGGAGGGGCAGGTGTTACTCCTTTTATTTCCATTTTTAGAAACCTTAAAGATATAAATGAGATCGGAAATAATAGGCTAGTATTTGCTAACAAAACCAAAGATGATATTATTCTTGAGGATCAATTTAAAGTTTTGCTTGGTGATGCTTTTATAAATATTTTGTCTGATGAACATGTTGATGGCTACTCCTTTGGAAGAATTACGGAAGAATTTCTGAAAGAGCGTGTGAATCATTTCAATCAATATTTTTATATATGTGGTCCCCCTAAAATGATTGAAGATGTAGAACATCAATTAATTCATTTGGGTGTGACAAGGAAACACATTTTAAAAGAAAAATTCTAA